One genomic segment of Microbacterium sp. ProA8 includes these proteins:
- a CDS encoding glycosyltransferase family 4 protein produces MKVAMLGPIAWRTPPRHYGPWERVTSLLTEGLVRRGVEVTLFATADSETSARLDFVAPHGYAEDPQMDGRVWEALHVARAMERSAEFDIVHNQLDWLPLVFGAQWAAPMVTTIHGFSGEAILPAYEGSASAFVSISDADRSPALDYVATVHHGIDMTELDSSAAPGDDLVVFGRIHPDKGIADAIEIAARVGRRLVICGIVQDAAYFAERIEPHVDGDRVVYRGSVGPAERADVLTSAAVLLHPIHFDEPFGLSVVEAMACGTPVVAYRRGSMPEIIDEGVTGFVVDDVAAAVDRVAGAVALDRVAVRARARERFDVERMVDGYLAVYDLVLGSPRSPT; encoded by the coding sequence ATGAAGGTCGCCATGCTCGGACCGATCGCGTGGCGCACGCCGCCGCGCCACTACGGGCCGTGGGAGCGCGTCACCAGCCTCTTGACCGAGGGGCTGGTGCGCCGGGGAGTCGAGGTCACGCTCTTCGCGACCGCCGACTCCGAGACGTCGGCGCGGCTCGATTTCGTGGCACCGCACGGTTACGCCGAGGATCCGCAGATGGATGGTCGGGTCTGGGAGGCGCTGCATGTCGCCCGCGCGATGGAGCGGTCCGCGGAGTTCGACATCGTGCACAACCAGCTCGATTGGCTGCCGCTCGTGTTCGGTGCGCAGTGGGCGGCACCGATGGTGACGACGATCCACGGCTTCTCAGGAGAGGCGATCCTGCCGGCGTACGAAGGGTCGGCATCCGCCTTCGTCTCGATCTCGGATGCCGACCGCTCGCCGGCCCTCGACTACGTCGCGACGGTCCACCACGGCATCGACATGACCGAACTCGACAGCTCGGCGGCGCCCGGCGACGACCTCGTCGTCTTCGGGCGCATACACCCCGACAAGGGCATCGCCGACGCGATCGAGATCGCCGCACGCGTCGGGCGCCGGCTGGTGATCTGCGGGATCGTGCAGGATGCCGCGTACTTCGCGGAGCGCATCGAGCCCCACGTCGACGGAGACAGAGTCGTGTACCGCGGATCGGTGGGCCCGGCCGAGCGGGCAGACGTGCTCACGTCGGCCGCGGTGCTGCTGCATCCCATCCACTTCGACGAGCCCTTCGGGCTGTCGGTCGTGGAGGCCATGGCATGCGGGACCCCCGTCGTGGCGTACCGGCGTGGTTCGATGCCGGAGATCATCGACGAAGGGGTCACCGGCTTCGTCGTCGACGATGTCGCCGCGGCCGTCGACCGCGTCGCCGGCGCGGTGGCGCTCGATCGGGTCGCCGTGCGCGCCAGGGCCCGCGAGCGGTTCGACGTAGAGCGCATGGTCGACGGCTACCTCGCGGTGTACGACCTGGTCCTCGGCTCGCCCCGAAGTCCTACATGA
- a CDS encoding TetR-like C-terminal domain-containing protein, with protein sequence MPTPERTSYAEIVAAGRDILEESGPAGLTMQRVAERVGVRAPSLYKRVRDREALVEAVAAATVEDLTRRLEASDRSLEALARTYRALAHERPEGFRLIFAAAAPQQLVDRAGLIMVDSAAGVAGDEHALDAARLVTAWATGFIYMELAGAFRLGGDVDAAFEYGLAALRRGLDG encoded by the coding sequence ATGCCGACGCCGGAGCGCACGTCATACGCCGAGATCGTCGCCGCGGGACGCGACATCCTCGAGGAGTCGGGTCCCGCCGGCCTCACCATGCAGCGGGTCGCGGAGAGGGTGGGGGTGCGTGCGCCTTCGCTGTACAAGCGGGTCCGCGACCGTGAGGCTCTCGTCGAGGCCGTCGCGGCCGCAACCGTGGAGGACCTGACGCGCCGGCTCGAGGCATCCGATCGGTCCCTCGAAGCGCTGGCGCGCACCTACCGGGCGCTCGCCCACGAACGCCCGGAGGGCTTCCGGCTGATCTTCGCGGCGGCGGCGCCGCAGCAGCTGGTCGACCGCGCGGGTCTCATCATGGTGGACAGTGCCGCCGGGGTCGCGGGGGATGAGCACGCGCTCGACGCCGCGCGCCTCGTCACGGCGTGGGCCACGGGTTTCATCTACATGGAGCTCGCCGGGGCGTTCCGCCTCGGCGGCGACGTCGACGCGGCCTTCGAGTACGGTCTCGCCGCGCTGCGGCGGGGGCTCGACGGCTGA
- a CDS encoding MIP/aquaporin family protein: MSGTARAALGEFLGSAGLAAVVVGSGIAAQRLSPGDVGLQLFENAFATALGLTVLILVFASVSGAHFNPVVTVVDILLHRRSWSTVAVYLPSQVLGCIAGAVVANLMFAEPAVAWSTTDRSGWHLLLAEAVATAGLIVVIFALVRTGRGQLAAPAVGAYIGAAYFFTSSTSFANPAITVGRMFSDTFAGIAPASALPFIAAQLVGAAVGWGLVRALFPVAVPEPVVAHG; this comes from the coding sequence GTGAGCGGCACCGCGCGCGCCGCCCTGGGCGAGTTCCTCGGCAGCGCGGGGCTCGCCGCCGTCGTCGTCGGGTCGGGCATCGCCGCGCAGCGGCTCTCGCCGGGCGATGTCGGCCTGCAGCTCTTCGAGAACGCGTTCGCAACGGCACTGGGACTCACCGTGCTGATCCTGGTGTTCGCGTCCGTCTCCGGCGCCCACTTCAATCCGGTCGTGACGGTGGTCGATATCCTCCTGCATCGCCGCAGCTGGTCGACAGTCGCCGTCTACCTGCCCAGCCAGGTGCTCGGATGCATCGCCGGTGCCGTCGTGGCGAACCTCATGTTCGCCGAGCCCGCCGTCGCCTGGAGCACGACCGACCGCTCCGGATGGCACCTCCTCCTCGCCGAGGCGGTCGCCACAGCGGGCCTGATCGTCGTGATCTTCGCTCTGGTGCGCACCGGCCGCGGCCAGCTCGCGGCACCGGCGGTCGGCGCCTACATCGGCGCCGCGTACTTCTTCACGTCATCCACGAGCTTCGCGAACCCCGCGATCACCGTCGGCCGCATGTTCAGCGACACGTTCGCGGGCATCGCCCCGGCCTCAGCGCTGCCGTTCATCGCCGCACAGCTCGTCGGCGCGGCCGTGGGATGGGGTCTCGTACGCGCGCTCTTCCCCGTCGCGGTTCCCGAGCCGGTCGTCGCGCACGGCTGA
- a CDS encoding glycosyltransferase, whose translation MTRFGFLSTYPPTRCGLATFTEALAGALAAGEPDTPTIVRVLDVMGSHRGAPEVGRIPSTVELVARNRVTMRAAVRALDECDAAIVQHEYGIYGGPDGDEIIPLLRSLNTPAIVVLHTVLSAPTAHQRVVLDTVCKLAANVVVMTDNASEILMRTYSVKRSKVRVIPHGVPVSRGAHVTKDGGPKRVLTWGLLSPGKGIEWGIRALAQMQDAGAPVEYVIAGQTHPKVLAREGERYRETLQRLIDDLDLADVVTLDDRYLDDAQLAEQVALADVVLLPYDSRDQATSGVLIEAVAAGVPVVATGFPHAVELLSRGAGMIARHQDPQSMSEAIRTILAADATAQQMHDAALRDTQDASWPAVAEQYRALADRMVAIAA comes from the coding sequence ATGACCCGCTTCGGTTTTCTCTCCACCTATCCGCCCACACGCTGCGGTCTCGCCACGTTCACCGAGGCGCTGGCCGGTGCTCTCGCTGCGGGCGAGCCCGACACACCCACGATCGTTCGGGTGCTCGACGTGATGGGCAGCCATCGGGGTGCCCCAGAGGTCGGCCGGATCCCGAGCACGGTGGAGCTGGTTGCACGCAACCGGGTGACCATGCGCGCGGCCGTCCGTGCGCTCGACGAGTGCGACGCCGCGATCGTCCAGCACGAGTACGGGATCTACGGCGGCCCGGACGGCGACGAGATCATCCCGTTGCTCCGATCGCTGAACACACCGGCGATCGTCGTGCTGCACACGGTGCTCTCCGCGCCGACCGCCCACCAGCGGGTCGTCCTCGACACGGTGTGCAAGTTGGCGGCGAACGTCGTCGTGATGACCGACAACGCCAGTGAGATCCTGATGCGGACCTACAGCGTCAAGCGATCCAAGGTGCGGGTCATCCCGCACGGCGTGCCGGTGTCGCGTGGGGCCCACGTGACGAAGGACGGCGGGCCGAAGCGCGTCCTCACGTGGGGACTCCTCTCGCCCGGCAAGGGCATCGAGTGGGGCATCCGCGCCCTGGCGCAGATGCAGGATGCCGGTGCCCCGGTGGAGTACGTCATAGCCGGTCAGACGCATCCCAAGGTGCTCGCCCGTGAAGGCGAGCGCTACCGCGAAACGCTGCAGCGGCTGATCGACGACCTCGACCTGGCCGATGTCGTGACACTCGACGACCGTTACCTGGACGACGCTCAGCTCGCCGAGCAGGTGGCCCTGGCCGACGTCGTCCTGCTGCCATACGACTCACGCGACCAGGCGACGTCCGGCGTGCTGATCGAGGCTGTGGCTGCGGGAGTGCCCGTCGTGGCGACAGGCTTCCCGCACGCCGTCGAGCTGCTGAGCAGGGGAGCGGGCATGATCGCTCGGCATCAGGACCCGCAGTCGATGTCGGAGGCCATCCGAACGATCCTCGCGGCCGACGCCACGGCCCAGCAGATGCACGACGCGGCACTGCGCGACACGCAGGATGCCTCGTGGCCCGCGGTCGCCGAGCAGTACCGCGCACTGGCCGACCGCATGGTGGCGATCGCGGCATGA
- a CDS encoding metalloregulator ArsR/SmtB family transcription factor yields MTTMLEVTDVTAAACCTPLVREPLSAAEAEQLATTMKALADPARLRLLSIVAASEDSEACVCDLIEPVGLSQPTVSHHLKVLTTAGFLTRSKRGTWAYFKLVPGALDRISQLLVAS; encoded by the coding sequence ATGACCACGATGCTCGAGGTGACCGATGTCACCGCCGCTGCCTGCTGCACGCCTCTGGTGCGCGAACCGCTGAGCGCGGCGGAGGCTGAGCAGCTGGCCACGACCATGAAAGCACTGGCCGACCCCGCACGACTGCGCCTGCTGTCCATCGTGGCAGCCTCCGAAGACTCCGAAGCCTGCGTCTGCGACCTGATCGAGCCGGTCGGCCTCAGCCAGCCCACCGTGTCGCACCACCTCAAGGTCCTCACCACCGCCGGCTTCCTGACACGCAGCAAGCGTGGCACGTGGGCGTACTTCAAGCTCGTGCCGGGCGCCCTCGACCGCATCTCGCAGCTCCTCGTCGCCTCGTGA
- a CDS encoding glycosyltransferase, protein MIGRDSNRAAPGSPVFAHLLAMSDRHGLFEHALLDEPRPDHGYCVDDVARALVVLLRETERPAELDGLVSTYLRFLEAAVDVDGRVHNRMDAGGTWTDAAALGDWWGRAVRALGAASVDLPSPSDRSRARIAFHRAASTRSPHGRAMAFATLGAVDVLGADPDDLCARALLLDGVASIAVPPDPRWPWPEPRLRYGNGALPEALLAGGTAMDDPRVVARGLAMLRFLLHVETRDGHLSVTGVGGRGPAQRSVQFDQQPIEVAAIADACARAFDLTAEPSWRDGVAAAWAWFTGDNDALTPMIELESGAGFDGLEAGGRNANRGAESTIAALGTYQQAARLGVLERVAP, encoded by the coding sequence ATGATCGGTCGGGACAGCAACCGGGCCGCGCCCGGCTCTCCGGTCTTCGCCCACCTTCTGGCCATGTCGGACCGTCACGGACTGTTCGAGCACGCGCTCCTGGATGAGCCCCGCCCGGATCACGGCTACTGCGTCGACGATGTCGCTCGCGCTCTCGTCGTTCTGCTGCGTGAGACCGAGCGCCCTGCGGAACTGGACGGGCTCGTCAGCACGTATCTCCGATTCCTCGAGGCCGCTGTCGACGTCGACGGCCGGGTGCACAACCGCATGGATGCCGGCGGCACGTGGACAGACGCTGCCGCGCTCGGCGACTGGTGGGGTCGCGCAGTGCGCGCGCTCGGTGCGGCATCCGTCGACCTCCCGAGCCCCTCGGATCGCTCCCGCGCCCGAATCGCGTTCCACCGCGCCGCGTCCACGAGATCACCGCACGGGCGAGCGATGGCGTTCGCGACGCTGGGAGCGGTGGACGTGCTCGGCGCAGACCCCGACGATCTCTGTGCGCGCGCATTGCTGCTGGACGGCGTCGCTTCGATCGCCGTCCCACCCGACCCCCGCTGGCCCTGGCCCGAGCCGCGCCTCCGTTACGGCAATGGCGCGCTCCCCGAAGCCCTCCTCGCCGGGGGTACGGCGATGGACGACCCTCGGGTCGTGGCTCGCGGCCTCGCGATGCTGCGGTTCCTGCTTCATGTCGAGACACGTGACGGCCACCTGTCTGTGACGGGTGTCGGCGGCCGCGGACCCGCGCAGCGGTCGGTTCAGTTCGATCAGCAGCCCATCGAGGTGGCCGCGATCGCGGATGCGTGCGCCCGGGCCTTCGACCTCACCGCGGAGCCTTCGTGGCGCGACGGCGTCGCAGCGGCGTGGGCGTGGTTCACGGGCGACAACGACGCCCTCACGCCCATGATCGAACTGGAGTCGGGAGCGGGCTTCGACGGACTGGAAGCAGGCGGGCGCAACGCGAACCGAGGGGCGGAAT
- a CDS encoding NAD(P)-binding domain-containing protein, with protein sequence MTLLDLTPRVVEADRLSTLPVAIIGAGPIGLAAAANLVERGIDFVVFEAGAEAAASVREWGHTRLFSPWKHLVDPASRRLLERSGWEVPDPERAPSGAELVEKYVAPLSEVDEIATRVRLSVEVIGVTREGMDRTRTRARAATPFAVRIRTADGEVEDIPARAVIDASGTYLSPNSLSSSGLELLGMSEIADAVTPALPDVLGRDRATFAGRHTTVVGAGHSAANTLLALAELGRQEPGTTITWLIRNAQAVRVSSSADDELADRARLGSRVDRAVADGRITVLDGFEIIRGARAADRVELVGHRRGEVVTHATDVVVNATGFRPNLDILREIRLDLDEIVEAPRRLAPLIDPNVHSCGTVEPHGFRELTHPEQGFFIVGMKSYGRAPTFLLATGYEQVRSVTAWLAGDTASASNVELVLPATGVCSTDTGSGGGCC encoded by the coding sequence GTGACTCTGCTTGATCTGACACCCCGGGTGGTCGAAGCCGATCGGCTTTCGACGCTTCCCGTCGCCATCATCGGCGCCGGCCCGATCGGGCTCGCGGCTGCCGCGAACCTCGTCGAACGCGGCATCGACTTCGTGGTCTTCGAAGCGGGCGCGGAGGCCGCGGCCAGCGTGCGTGAGTGGGGTCACACCCGCCTCTTCTCACCGTGGAAGCACCTCGTGGATCCGGCATCCCGTCGCCTGCTGGAAAGGAGCGGGTGGGAGGTTCCCGATCCGGAGCGCGCCCCGAGCGGCGCCGAGTTGGTCGAGAAGTACGTCGCGCCGCTGTCCGAGGTCGACGAGATCGCGACGCGGGTGCGCCTCAGCGTCGAGGTGATCGGCGTCACGCGTGAGGGGATGGACCGGACGCGCACCCGCGCGCGCGCCGCCACGCCGTTCGCCGTGCGCATCCGCACCGCGGACGGCGAGGTCGAAGACATTCCCGCGCGCGCCGTCATCGACGCCTCCGGAACCTACCTCTCGCCCAACTCCCTCTCCTCGAGCGGGCTGGAGCTGCTGGGCATGTCAGAGATCGCGGATGCCGTCACGCCCGCGCTGCCCGACGTCCTCGGGCGCGACCGCGCCACGTTCGCAGGCCGCCACACGACGGTCGTCGGGGCCGGCCACTCCGCCGCCAACACCCTTCTCGCCCTCGCCGAACTCGGCCGGCAGGAGCCGGGCACGACGATCACGTGGCTGATCCGCAACGCCCAAGCGGTCCGTGTGTCGTCCTCGGCCGATGACGAGCTCGCCGACCGCGCCCGGCTGGGCAGCAGAGTCGATCGAGCCGTCGCCGACGGTCGGATCACCGTGCTCGACGGCTTCGAGATCATCCGCGGCGCCCGCGCCGCGGATCGCGTAGAGCTGGTCGGGCACCGCCGGGGCGAGGTCGTCACCCACGCGACCGATGTCGTGGTCAACGCCACGGGATTCCGCCCGAATCTCGACATCCTTCGAGAGATCCGGCTCGATCTCGACGAGATCGTCGAGGCGCCGCGGCGACTTGCTCCGCTGATCGATCCGAACGTCCACTCGTGCGGCACCGTCGAGCCGCACGGCTTCCGCGAGCTGACGCACCCCGAGCAGGGTTTCTTCATCGTGGGCATGAAGTCCTACGGCCGTGCGCCGACTTTCCTGCTGGCGACCGGCTACGAGCAGGTGCGCTCTGTCACTGCCTGGCTCGCGGGGGACACGGCATCCGCGTCCAACGTGGAGCTCGTCCTCCCGGCGACGGGCGTCTGCTCGACCGACACCGGCAGCGGGGGTGGATGCTGTTGA
- a CDS encoding N-acetyltransferase family protein, whose amino-acid sequence MIGVREMVPEDWPVVEAIYAQGIQDGEATFETATPTWEAFDGGRLRDLRFVAVDADGLVLGWIAGSAVSSRPAYRGVVEHSVYIDRSARGQGIGRLLLEAFIVAAEASGVWTIQSSIFPENGGSLRLHEVTGFRVVGRRERIARSGAGPHVGAWRDTLLIERRSTVVENE is encoded by the coding sequence ATGATCGGTGTGCGCGAGATGGTGCCGGAGGATTGGCCGGTCGTCGAGGCGATCTACGCACAGGGGATCCAGGACGGCGAGGCGACGTTCGAGACGGCCACGCCGACGTGGGAGGCTTTCGATGGGGGCAGGCTTCGCGACCTGCGGTTCGTGGCCGTTGATGCGGACGGTCTCGTTCTCGGCTGGATCGCGGGTTCGGCGGTCTCTTCGCGTCCGGCCTACCGCGGTGTGGTGGAGCACTCGGTGTACATCGACCGCAGCGCGCGGGGACAGGGGATCGGCCGTCTGCTGCTGGAGGCGTTCATCGTGGCCGCAGAAGCGTCGGGCGTCTGGACGATCCAGTCGAGCATCTTCCCGGAGAACGGCGGGAGCCTGCGGCTGCACGAGGTCACCGGATTCCGGGTCGTCGGGCGACGCGAGCGGATCGCCCGTTCCGGCGCCGGTCCGCACGTCGGTGCCTGGCGCGACACGCTGCTCATCGAGCGTCGCAGCACTGTGGTCGAGAACGAGTGA
- a CDS encoding FAD-binding oxidoreductase, producing the protein MSLNDLAIDVPRAAAGAAAAELRAALGDRVLLPGDAGFDAARTPWNTAVAQHPFAVALPASAEDVIDMVHAVALSGLRIAPQSTGHGAGALAGTDLRHTVLVSLRGLRGVEVDATARTARVLGGSLWNDVLEAAAPHGLTAPHGSAGDVSVVGYMLSGGLSFYARAHGLAVNAVRAVEVVTADGTLVRASEDEHPDLFWALRGGSGAFGVVVAMEIDLLPLADIFAGMLLWDATHAAEVSRAWAEWTKSAPETATTTLRILNLPPLPDLPPFLSGRSVVVIDGAIEDTDAAASALLEPLRALQPEIDTFARIPAPALIGVHMDPPEPTPSANHHAMLGDLPDAAVEAFVAAAATPGIFVQEMRHLGGAATRRPAGGGAIASLAGEYLVHAISMVPVPEALPAATAAVHAGVAALEPWRIDALALTFIEEPDADRSAAFGPAWARLRELKLAYDPANLFAAARPV; encoded by the coding sequence ATGTCCCTCAACGACCTTGCGATCGACGTCCCTCGGGCTGCGGCCGGGGCGGCGGCAGCCGAGCTGCGAGCCGCGCTCGGCGACCGAGTGCTGCTTCCCGGCGACGCCGGGTTCGACGCGGCGCGCACGCCCTGGAACACCGCCGTGGCGCAGCATCCGTTCGCCGTCGCGCTTCCGGCGTCCGCCGAAGACGTCATCGACATGGTGCACGCCGTGGCACTGTCGGGGCTGCGCATCGCTCCGCAGTCGACCGGTCACGGCGCCGGCGCGCTCGCGGGCACCGACCTGCGCCACACCGTGCTCGTCTCGCTGCGGGGACTCCGCGGCGTCGAGGTGGATGCCACGGCGCGCACCGCGCGCGTGCTGGGCGGCTCGCTCTGGAACGACGTGCTCGAGGCGGCCGCGCCGCACGGGCTGACCGCGCCGCACGGGAGCGCCGGCGACGTGTCAGTCGTCGGGTACATGCTCAGCGGCGGTCTGTCGTTCTACGCCCGCGCGCACGGTCTTGCTGTCAACGCGGTGCGCGCCGTCGAGGTCGTCACGGCCGACGGCACGCTGGTGCGGGCGAGCGAAGACGAGCACCCCGACCTCTTCTGGGCGCTGCGCGGCGGCTCCGGCGCCTTCGGCGTCGTGGTCGCGATGGAGATCGACCTGCTTCCCCTCGCCGACATCTTCGCCGGCATGCTGCTGTGGGACGCAACGCACGCTGCCGAGGTGTCCCGTGCGTGGGCGGAGTGGACGAAGTCCGCACCAGAGACCGCCACGACGACCCTGCGCATCCTGAACCTGCCGCCGCTTCCCGACCTCCCGCCCTTCCTCTCGGGGCGCTCGGTGGTCGTGATCGATGGAGCCATCGAAGACACGGATGCCGCGGCATCTGCTCTGCTCGAGCCGCTGCGTGCGCTGCAGCCCGAGATCGACACCTTCGCGCGCATCCCCGCGCCCGCGCTGATCGGCGTGCACATGGACCCGCCCGAGCCGACGCCGTCGGCCAACCACCACGCGATGCTCGGCGACCTTCCCGACGCGGCCGTCGAGGCATTCGTCGCCGCGGCGGCGACGCCGGGCATCTTCGTGCAGGAGATGCGACACCTCGGCGGCGCCGCCACCCGCCGCCCGGCCGGCGGCGGGGCGATCGCGTCATTGGCAGGCGAATACCTGGTGCACGCCATCTCGATGGTGCCGGTCCCCGAGGCGCTTCCCGCCGCCACGGCGGCCGTGCACGCGGGCGTCGCAGCGCTCGAGCCGTGGCGCATCGATGCCCTGGCGCTGACGTTCATCGAGGAGCCGGACGCTGACCGCTCGGCCGCCTTCGGCCCGGCGTGGGCGCGCCTTCGCGAGCTCAAGCTCGCCTACGACCCGGCGAACCTGTTCGCCGCCGCCCGCCCGGTCTGA
- a CDS encoding MBL fold metallo-hydrolase, giving the protein MKLAPHLHRIGNDIVAAYLVVTDDGVTVVDAGLPGHWKDLVRELDGLGLSPDDVKGVVLTHGDSDHIGFAERLRRDHGVPVYVHEADARRARTGDKPKVSTGPMKLGPTLGFFAYALRKRAMPTTYVSEVVEVHDGDVLDLPGSPVVIGMPGHSPGSIAVHVPLVGAVFVGDALTTRHVLTGREGMQPAPFTDDPHEASASLDRLAGVAASWVLPGHGAPWQGSPADVAAAVRSRAA; this is encoded by the coding sequence ATGAAGCTCGCGCCCCACCTGCACCGCATCGGCAACGACATCGTCGCCGCGTATCTCGTCGTCACGGACGATGGCGTCACCGTCGTCGACGCCGGCCTTCCCGGTCACTGGAAAGACCTGGTGCGCGAGCTCGATGGACTCGGCTTGTCGCCCGACGACGTGAAGGGCGTCGTCCTGACCCATGGCGACAGCGACCACATCGGTTTCGCGGAGCGCCTGCGCCGCGACCACGGCGTGCCCGTCTACGTGCACGAGGCAGACGCCCGGCGGGCCCGTACCGGCGACAAGCCCAAGGTCTCCACCGGCCCGATGAAGTTGGGCCCCACCCTCGGCTTCTTCGCCTACGCGCTGCGCAAGCGCGCCATGCCCACGACGTACGTGTCGGAGGTCGTCGAGGTGCACGACGGCGACGTGCTCGACCTGCCCGGATCCCCCGTGGTCATCGGGATGCCCGGCCACTCCCCCGGCAGCATCGCCGTCCACGTCCCCCTCGTCGGCGCCGTGTTCGTCGGCGACGCACTCACGACCCGCCACGTGCTCACCGGCCGCGAAGGCATGCAGCCGGCCCCGTTCACCGACGACCCGCACGAGGCATCCGCGTCCCTCGACCGCCTCGCCGGCGTGGCGGCCTCGTGGGTCCTTCCCGGCCACGGTGCGCCGTGGCAGGGCTCTCCGGCGGATGTCGCGGCCGCCGTGCGGAGCAGAGCGGCCTGA
- a CDS encoding bifunctional nuclease family protein, with the protein MVQVRVAGVALDASGQHVLLLKPVDQIPGDGLVLPIWIGQLEATSILVAVENADVPRPLAHDLMGLMLTALDASATRVEVTRIEDGTFFAEITLSTALGDRIVDARPSDAIALASRVGAPMWVADEVLAEAGVPDVLTETDASQRLDEFKRFLDEVEPEDFES; encoded by the coding sequence ATGGTTCAGGTTCGCGTGGCCGGCGTCGCGCTCGACGCCTCCGGGCAGCACGTCCTGCTGCTCAAGCCGGTCGATCAGATCCCGGGCGACGGGCTCGTGCTGCCCATCTGGATCGGTCAGCTCGAGGCGACCTCGATCCTGGTCGCGGTCGAGAACGCCGACGTTCCCCGCCCCCTCGCGCACGACCTCATGGGCCTGATGCTCACCGCGCTGGATGCCTCGGCGACGCGGGTCGAGGTGACCCGCATCGAGGACGGCACATTCTTCGCCGAGATCACGCTGTCCACGGCGCTCGGCGACCGCATCGTCGATGCCAGGCCGTCCGATGCGATCGCGCTCGCCTCGCGCGTGGGCGCGCCGATGTGGGTCGCAGACGAGGTCCTGGCCGAGGCCGGCGTGCCGGACGTGCTGACCGAGACCGACGCGTCGCAGCGTCTGGACGAGTTCAAGCGCTTCCTCGACGAGGTCGAACCCGAGGACTTCGAGAGCTGA
- a CDS encoding alpha/beta hydrolase, translating to MRALEPTTSGFVDRDGIAVHYEVYGDGAPTVYLLMPDVIVHSRAWKAQIPFLARHFRVVVSDPPGNGLSGTPVAADQMDDDVVIAGQWAVLDAIGADQAVLVGVCTGAGHALIMAGQRPERVLGACAINPGVRLTEPLPHRIAFDFDAPRDSYEGWQKQNRHYWKQDWADWSQFFFGQMFPEPHSTKQVEDCVDWSMGAGADMLILEYASTYLAADIPSSRAICEAVRCPVLVITGSLDMCQDPRRGPIAAEITGADLVVIDGGGHLPQARDPVKVNLLLRDFLTRL from the coding sequence ATGCGCGCGCTCGAACCGACGACGAGCGGCTTCGTCGACCGCGACGGGATCGCCGTCCACTACGAGGTGTACGGCGACGGCGCGCCCACCGTGTACCTGCTCATGCCCGACGTGATCGTGCACAGCCGGGCGTGGAAGGCGCAGATCCCCTTCCTGGCGCGGCACTTCCGCGTGGTGGTGAGCGACCCGCCGGGCAACGGGCTGAGCGGCACGCCCGTCGCGGCCGATCAGATGGACGATGACGTGGTGATCGCCGGCCAGTGGGCCGTGCTGGATGCGATCGGCGCCGATCAGGCGGTGCTGGTCGGCGTGTGCACGGGCGCCGGGCACGCGTTGATCATGGCCGGCCAGCGTCCCGAGCGGGTGCTCGGGGCGTGCGCCATCAACCCCGGCGTACGGCTGACGGAGCCGCTGCCGCACCGGATCGCGTTCGACTTCGACGCGCCGCGCGACTCGTACGAAGGCTGGCAGAAGCAGAACCGCCACTACTGGAAGCAGGACTGGGCTGACTGGTCGCAGTTCTTCTTCGGGCAGATGTTCCCCGAGCCGCACTCCACGAAGCAGGTGGAGGACTGCGTCGACTGGTCGATGGGGGCAGGCGCCGACATGCTGATCCTCGAGTACGCATCCACATACCTCGCCGCGGACATCCCGTCGTCGCGGGCGATCTGCGAGGCGGTCCGATGCCCGGTGCTGGTGATCACGGGATCGCTCGACATGTGCCAGGACCCGCGGCGCGGACCGATCGCCGCCGAGATCACGGGCGCCGACCTCGTCGTCATCGACGGTGGCGGGCATCTGCCCCAGGCGCGCGACCCGGTGAAGGTCAACCTGCTGCTGCGTGATTTCCTCACACGCCTGTGA